GTTTTACGCATGAATAGAAATTCAAGTTTTTTTTCTGGTATTCAGGAACAAGACATGGAGAACAAAATTCGTCCATTGTTACATCGTTACGCCGATTTCAACTTTCTGATAGATTATCAGAATTGGACTGTTAATTTCATGCGTGAAGTATTAGTAGATAGGACTGTACAAAATGTAGAGTATATAAAAATTTCAAGAGGAGAAGAGAATATTTTTATTTGGTGCTTCTTTTTGGCAGTCGCTCAATTAGCTATCGATAAGCAACCTGGTTATACCTGGGTGAAATATTTGTACATAGACGATCCAATTTCTTCACTTGATGATCATAATGCAATTGCAGTTGCCAGTCATTTGGCACAAATGTTAAAAAAAGAGGGCAATGAAGTAAAAACGATTATATCATCCCATCATACTCTGTTCTTTAATGTTATGTTTAATGAGTTGAAGAACGGTGTAAAATATTTTTTAAGCAAGGGGCCCAACCATGGAAGCTACATTTTAACTGATACAAGCGACACGCCCTATTTTTACCATGTTTCTTTATTGCAAGATTTGCGAAGAGCAGCCGAATCTGGAAACCTATATACCTACCATTTTAATATTCTACGAAATGTTCTTGAGAAAACTGCAAATTTTCACGGATTTAAGAATTTTTCTTCATGTATTAAACAGCTAGATGATGATCCAGAAGGTGTAGTATATGCCCGTATAATAAACATTTTAAGTCATGGTAATTATTCACTTTTTGAACCTACTGAGATGCTACCTGAAAACAAGGAATATTTTAGAAGGATCTTGAATGATTTTATGAACAATTACCGATTTAACCCTGAACTATTTCCAGAGGCAGTTGCACAAACAGCATAAATTATGACCGCTATAGAACAACAACAATTAGGTAAAACACTTTGGGCCATAGCAGATGATTTGCGCGGCGCCATGAATGCCGATGATTTCAGGGATTATATGCTGTCCTTCCTCTTTTTACGCTACCTGAGTGATAACTACGAGGCAGCTGTTAAAAAAGAATTAGGCTCGGATTATCCTGATACTCCTTTGGATGTTTTAAAAAAATTAGGCTATTCTACACCTTTAGAAGTTTGGTATGCAGAAAATCCTGACGATATAGAAGCCTTTGAGAAGCAGATGCGCCGTAAAGTGCATTATGTAATAGAACCGCAATATCTTTGGAGCCATTTAGCAGAACTGGCAAGGAAACAAGATGTCGAATTATTGCATACACTGGAGAACGGTTTCAAGTTCATCGAAAACCAATCCTTCGAAAGTAATTTCCAGGGGCTGTTCTCAGAGATCAATCTATCGTCCGACAAGCTGGGTAAAAGCTATAAAGAAAGAAATGCCAGACTTTGCACCATCTTGCAAAAAATAGCCGAAGGCATTGCCAGGTTCTCCACCAATACTGATATACTCGGCGATGCGTATGAATATTTAATTGGCCAGTTTGCCGCAGGCTCAGGGAAAAAAGCCGGAGAGTTTTATACCCCTCAACAGATATCGACCATCCTCTCTGAAATTGTAACACTAGATAGCCAGGACCCTGCTTTAGGCAAAAAAACAAAGCTGAGCAAGGTGCTGGATCTTACCTGCGGTTCGGGCTCACTATTATTAAATGTACGCCGCCAAATGGGGGCACATGGTATCGGCAAAATTTACGGACAAGAAAAGAACATCACTACTTACAACCTTGCCCGTATGAACATGCTACTGCATGGGGTAAAGGATACCGAATTTGAAATACATCATGGGGATACTTTAGTGAATGACTGGGATATACTTAATGAGATGAACCCGGCAAAAAAGATGGAGTTCGATGCAATTGTATCCAATCCGCCTTTCAGTTTACGTTGGGAGCCTACAGAAGTACTAGGTGAAGATTTTCGTTTTAAAAACTATGGTTTGGCCCCAAAATCAGCAGCAGATTTTGCTTTCTTGTTACATGGTTTTCATTTCCTAGACAATGAAGGTACGATGGCCATCATCCTGCCCCATGGCGTACTGTTCCGTGGCGGTGCAGAAGAGCGTATTCGCGCCAAGCTATTAAAAGATCACAACATAGATACAGTCATCGGTTTGCCTGCTAACTTGTTTTTTTCAACAGGTATTCCTGTTTGCATTATCGTATTAAAGAAGTGCAAAAAGTTTGACGATGTATTGTTCATTAACGCAGCAGAACATTTTGAAAAAGGGAAACGTCAAAACCGTTTAAGGGATGGAGATGGCAATGAGCCAAACGATATACGCAAAATTGTAGAGACGTATAAAAACCGGAGCGAAGAAGATCGTTATTCCCGTAAAGTTTCAATGGCAGAAATTGAGCAAAACGGATACAACCTCAATATCTCCCGCTATGTAAGTACTTCAGTAGAAGAAGAGAAAATTGATTTGCAGGCAGTAAACAAAAGCGTGGTTGATTTAGAAAAGAAAATAGCTGAAGCAAAAAACAAGCACAACCAATTTTTACAGGAATTGGGATTGCCTCTGATTTAAAACTATCTAATTGATTTAGATTTTTATCATACTCAAAAGGTCAGTTCTAATCTAATCGGTATTGTTATTATAATTTTAAACGGTTAATTTTAGGGATAATTAATGATGTTTTTTACGACAGTGTCCTATTCAGTGACCTGTTAAATCAAAATACAGCGAAAAACGGTTACAAGTGACTAAATCGAACTTGGTTCGAATCCCTCACTTTCCGCTCCCTACTTCATCAAAAAGTAACAAACGCTGTAAATTGAATGATTTACAGCGTTTTTGTTGTGTGCCGTGCATATCTATAAACTAGGAGGTGCAAGTCCTCTATGGGGGTCCGTAGTTACCAACCATTAGCCGAGTACAACCTTTTTAGACGTATCACCAAGAGAAATCCGCTCAGTTTAAGACCTTTTATGACTTCACCGACACTAAACAAAAAAGTAAGCACAGGAAGCCGAAAACTGATTAGAGTGGGCAATGTTTAAATTCAAGCAGATGAAAAGAATGTTTTTCTTGACAGTAATGTTGACTTTAATAGCATTAGGTGTTAACGCACAGACCAAAAAGGACGATATACCTGATATGCGTTACAAAGCCATCAAAGAAATGTATGGTAACAGTTACTCGGTACCAAGTTATTCAACTCCTTCCTATTCACAACCGAAACAGGAAAGAAATTACGCACAGACCAAAAAGGACGGTACTTCCGATATGCGTTATAAAGCCAACAAAGAAATGTATGGTAACAGTTACTCGACAACACCAAGCTATTCTAGACCGAGTTACTCAACACCAAGTTATTCAACTCCTTCCTATTAACAACCGAAAAAGAAAGAAATTATGACAATGGTTAACTAGGGTTGACGAGACAATGCAAAAATATTCTTTTTCAAACCCTCCTTATATTTTGAGGAGGGATTCGAAAAAGAATATTAATGCGGGATTAGTTTTTTTCTTAAGCTCTTCATAAGGTATTTTACCACCTAAAGCTGCCTTTAGTTTTTCCATAATGTATACCCAGAACTTCACAATGCCAGTGGAATTTCGCCTGAAATTCATGACCATTTTCGGTTTGAATGGTTTGTATTCTAAATGGAAATCTTTCCATTGTATAATTTACAAAGTCAATGGCTGAAGATCCTTAAAAGAGAGGATCTTTATGTTGTAAAATAAACTGTGTCAATTACGATCAGGCAAGTCATTATATGGCAAAGACGGCGCTTTTACAATGCCTTAGTCTTCGTTTTCAAACTCTACATCAGCAACAGCATGTAAATTAGCCAGCATTTTAGCGTAAATAGCCTGATTTGAAGTGCTGCTGATTACAATTTTACCATTGGTTTTGACAGCGGCCTCTAACTCAGCTGCAGTAATGCCGGTTGACAACAAATTAAGATTCAGGTGAACTAAGCCCAGGTAGTCCATCTCTTCATTTACTACAATATTTTCATATTCAGCTTCAAATTCAAGTTCATCATTGATCACAACCTGAACAGGAATTGTACCGAAAGTACCCGATAAAGAAACTGCCGGCTCAGTAGCCGATTTTTTAAACTTAACGCTTAACTCAATTTCTTCATAAGCACCTGCCACAACCTTTACATCACCAAATGGCTGGCTGGTTCCAAACAGATCAATCTTTATAGGCCCTTCAAACTCAAAAGCCACTTCTGTATTGTCTTCATTTTGTCCGGCTGCTTCATCTTTCTCTGCTTCAAAATCAACTTCAGATACTAACAATGAACCTGCAGTAAAATTAATCAGCGAGGTTGTTCCGACTGTAACGCCTACTGTGTTCGTTTCTTTTGAAGTAGATGCAGTTGAGTAAGTTGAACCATTGCTTGCTTTAACTTGATAGCTAAAGGATGAGCCTTTATCTTCATCTTTTTTACAAGCAACAAACGCCAAAGCCATTAAACCTATAGCTGTAAGAGTTATTTTTTTCATTTGATTTTAGTTTTAGTTGTTAATACTAATAATTATTGCAAAAATGTTACCATCACTTTGTTGTGCAAACCTATTGGCAGAAGATGAAAATGAAATGAAATCTTAGGATTTTCTTTTAAATGAAATTAATTCGATTTACTTGTTCTTCAGGTGTGCGTATTATGTGGCTTTATGTAAGAAAGTACACACTTTTCTTGGCCAAAGAATGGAAATATAACCCCATGTTCGATTTAAGCTTATTGTTATGCAGTTGAACGTATTGTAATGCTGATTAGCATGAACAAGAGTATTTAAGTTGCTTTGATAATTTTAGCCTTTTTCACCTTGTTAGTGCATCAACTGAAGTTTCTACTTTCTGCTGTTGGCAACCTTTTTCTCTTGTTTAAGTTCAGTAGAAAGTTCTATTTCTCTGGTTTCAGCTTTTCGTTGTACACTTTCAGGTTCTTAAACTGACCATCCTCCAACAAAGTCGCCTGTTGCAGGTTTCCTGTGGTGAGCTACTTCATAAGCGTCTCCTTCTGTTCAGGAGTTTGCAGTTCTTTTAAAGCGAAGCGAGATAACGGTTGAACTCTTCAATCACCTAAAACAAACTGTTTTAAGAGCAGCATTCAATGCTATAGAACAGAGAACAAGGGAAAATATTTATCGGAAATTCCAAAAGGCTATCCCTTCATGGTTTGAGTTTATCGAAACGAGCTTTATTCCTGATGAAATGAAAGAACGGTATAGACAACTGATAACAGAAAAAGCCCGACGATTGGAATTATTTTAAATAATGAATAAACCCTGTTCCATGAAGTGTAAGCACTTTACTCTTGACTGCTTTAGCCTCCATGAACCAATCGCTTGGCTGTTTGTTATTGAAACAAATAATTAAAACTACTACAAATGACTGATACAAAAATAAATCCAAACAATGATAATGCTCCCAGCCTTTATGAATGGGCAGGAGGGATTCAAACCTTTGAAAATTTATTCCAGAATTTTTATGAAAAAGTCTTGAAAGACGACCTGTTAGGTGATGTATTTAAAAACATGTCATCTGAGCATATCAAACATGTTTCACATTTTGTAGCAGAAGTTTTCGGAGGGCCTGAATTTTATACTACTGAAGATAATGGAAGCCATGCTGCTATGATAGGTAAACATATTGGCAAGATGCTTACAGAAGATAAAAGAAAAAGGTGGATGCAGCTTTTATTGCAAACTGCTGACGAAATTGGACTAAAAAGTGATCCTGAGTTTCGTTCTGCCTTAGTAGGTTATTTAGAATGGGGAACTCGTATTGCAGTCATCAATTCTCAACTAACTCAAAATCCCATGGTCAATAATGAACCCATGCCCAAGTGGGGTTGGGGAGAAACTGGCGGCCCCTATATTCCTAAAGAAAAATAGAAATCAATTTTGGGAAGTAATTTAATGGTAATGGTTTGCGGCAGTGCTGGTCGTTGTTTCTACTAAATAATGCTTATCCCAATTTGGTTTACTTGTATTTATCGGTCCGAAAGGATTTTTATTGCTTCTACCGTGGAAGTTACAAAGTTTATATGTCTTCCTTTATTACTTTCAAAAATGAAGTCATTTAAACTCTTGCTTTTGTATTTAGAAAAGTCTCCAACTATAGCCAGGCGAACACGATAAGTTGAAAACTTTTGTAGTATTTCTCCTGCCATTCCGTTTTTAAGATCAAAAAAATCAGTTGTGATGTCTTTTTCATGAATTACAATCTTATCAAATCCTTGGTAATACAGGTTTCCTAACAAGTCTAATCCATCTTCGTTATTGCTAATAATAATGTCGTCCGAAGTCACTTCGGCAACTAATGTGTCTTTTATCTTATGAGTTTCAATTTTCATTGTTTCTTTTCATTCTTCGACTATCTCGTTCCCTAATTTTCTTTTTTTAATTCAAACAAATCTGTCAAATATAAGAGCAGATACCAAAGAATTAAAAGCAAAATTACTGTCAGGAGGTTGTTCAATTATTAAAACTGGTCGTTATCGAATAAGTAGTATCTAAAGGAATTCAAATGCGGCTTCAAATTGATTTATGAATACAGAATTGGAAATCAAAAGAAAACTAATCTTCAGGTTCTGTTTTTTTGCCCTGTATCGGCTCAGGGTTTCTTTGGTAATTCCAAGGTATGAGGAAATATATTTTTGTGCTAATTTCTGGAAAAGGTCAGGGAAGGCCTTGGTTAATTTGAGGTATCGGTTTTCGCCTGTAAGCGTTAAGAAATCTTTTAGCCGGTCTTCATACATTTTGTGTTGTTCTGCTACCAGAAAACGCTCGATTGCTTTCGCCTCAGGAAACAAAGTGTTCAGCTCTGTTAAATGTTCAAATGGCAATGCCATCACAATACTATCTTCAACAAGTTCAATATAGATTGAAGATTTCTCGTTAATTGCAAAATCAAGGGCTGTGAACAAGAATTGTCCGGTGCTCCAAAAGGAAGAGGTAACTCTTTTTTCCTCATCATAAAAATAACCAACAGCAAACCCTTTTCTGATAAAATATACATTTTCCATCTTATCACCCTGGCCAATCAACAGCTGATGTTTAGCGTAATGTTTTTCAATAACAAATTGCTTTAACTGGTTTTTATAGGCAGTCGATAGAGGGGTAATAGCCGATAACGATTGAAATAAAAATTCCATAATAGTAGATTGTTTTAAGCTAAATGGCTTAATGATTTTTAGATAGATTTTTTAAAACTAAGACTCTGTAAAATGTAAATCAAGTACAAAGGAATTTGTTGATAAATATCAATTTCATTGAATTGTTTATTGGACTCTTTCATTCGTCAATTTTATTTGCACATAAGTAGCATTAAGAATATGGTTATAAGTGTTTTCCATATATTCGAAAGGAGATTGTTTTTCAATAGATTTAAAAAACTACTTCTTTTTTATTATCAAATGCCCTAACCCCGGATCATTCAGCAAGCGTTCCATCTCAGCCTGAATTAGATCCTGGATATCTTGGTTTATTTGCAAGTAATTTCGTTGTATCAATGAATCATTCTTTTGTCGGATAAGTGGAATTTCTTCAAGATTATGGTTGTTAAAGCTGGATTGGTCATTTCGAATTTCTGCATGAAATGCCTTTAGATCAATTTTACAATCAGGGTTATCCGCCACTGTACCTACAAATTCACCGGAAGAAAGCGTTGCAATTTTGGAAAGAGGAATAGCTGTTTCTAATTGTTTGGAACGGTTGATAGAGGTATCCGAACGATTGATGGACAGGCTTTCCCGGTCCTGCATAATCTTCCCGATACGATCGGAAAGTTGTTTAGCTGTATCCCCAGAAACCTGACCGGAAATAACATTTCCGATAATATTCATGAGCACCTCAGCCTGTTCTTTGCCGTAGTCTTTACGTAACTGAGAAAGATCCTGAGCACCCAAACAGGTAGCCACCTTATTGCTTCGTGCAGTAGCAATCAAGCTATCCATATTGTTCAAATAAATCGTCGGAAATTCATCAAAAATGAGACTGCTTTTAAGCTTTCCTTTTTGATTGACAAGTTTAACCAAACGATTGACATAGAGCGATAACACAGCACCATAAGTCTGCATTTTTAGCGAATTATTTCCCATGCAAACCAGTTTTGGCTTTAAAGGGTTATTAATATCCAACGTGAAATCATTACCCGAAAGCACATAATAAATAGAAGGGGAGGAGAGCCTTGCCATTGCAATTTTAGCAGAAGCTATTTGCCCTTCAAGTTGCTCCATTGCATCATTCAGGTATGCAGAAATGAAAGGGTTGATAAACACCTCAATCTCTTTTTCAGTACGCAATACAGAAAATAAATTATCATAATCAACCTGCATGAGTTCAATTACATGGGGGAGCGTACAGAATTCACCATATCGGTATTTGCGAAGAAACCATATAATAGCCGTAAGAAAATTAATAGGAGATTCCACGAAAAAGTCCCCCTGCCTGCGAATCCAATCCCGGTTCAATCCCAATAAAATGGTACGGGCAGATTCTACCGCATCACTAATATCGTTCATCGTTGAGGGGTCCAACGGGTTACATCGATGACTACGAGAGAGGTCATCAAAGTTAATATGGTAGAACTCAGGAGTAACCTTGTAGATGTGCTTATATTTCAGGAATGTGTTGTAAACAATTGAGGAAAGATCGTCGTACTTGAAGTCATACACAAACAAGGAAAACCCTTTTTTAATGTGTTGGGTAATTACATGCCGGATTACAAAATAGGTTTTTCCGGCACCGGGAGTTCCCAAAACCAAAACTGAACGGAATGGGTTAATGATATTGATCCAGCTTTTACGGACTTTGCCTTTTAAATTGTACCGGGCAGGAAGATTAATTGAAAATTCATTTTCGAACAATCGCTCTTCTTGAGGAAATGTTTCATTAAGTGAGTTAAAAATGTCGTTTTGAAGCTTGTTTTTAATGATTCGAGATAAAATTGTGCCACCTGAAAGTATTAGCAGATAGCCCAAAATGGTTAGGCTTATGTAAAAGAAAGAAAGTATGGTTTCAGTAAGGTTAAGGAATATGCACAGGTAGCTAAGAAAGTAGATTAAAATACCTACAGAAAGATAAAGTAGTGCGGTTTGATAAGTAAGTTTTTCATTCTTTCTCCCTTTAACTCCAATAAGCGAAATGCCTAGAAAGCCCAGAGCAATTAATTTGGATTTATGAAAGCTGCTGAACAAATCGGTTTGTATGATGTTATTCAATAACCTGTCAGTAAACGCACTGTAAATATTCCACTGATGAAACGCTGCATAGAATTGATAATAAAAATGTAGTCCTAAAATAACCAGACTAATCAATCGGGTCATATCCAAAATCTTCCTTAAGGCCTGTTCGTTTTCTCCTGTCTGCATGAGGTATAGACTTTAAATTAATTAGTGGTTTGATAAGCTCTTTCTTCTCCTTTTTTTAATCCTTTTCAAGGAGTTGGGTAGATAGTTTCCTGAAGAATCTGTTTGAAATAAGACTTCTGAAAGTCTACGGCTTTCCCGGTTAATGATTGAATTATTCCAATTGTCATTGGATGTAAATTCATTTCCGGTTTGCTGTTGCTTTCCAGCCTGGAAATTATCCGATGTATTAATCATTGATCGGGAAGGTTGAAGAAAATTCACTTCTTTCGCAGCAGTACGTTCAACAATCCCTGCGGCACTGTATTGTTTGCTTAAATCGTTGCCGTTAAAAACACATTTGGTTCGGTGATCTACATAGGTGATTTCGTAAAGAATGCCCTCTTTATTTTGGCGTAGAGCTGTATGGATACCTTCTTTTTTGAGCATTTCAATTAGGTCATTTAATGAAAGGTCAGACTGTTTTAGAAAGGCTAAATCAATACAGTTCTTGATACGTGCAGCATATTTTTTTCGTTCATTTTCATTAAATGTAAACCTGTTTTCAAGGAAGGAAAGAGTCGGTTTACTGTTAATAAGGCTTGCCTTAAACGGTACGCCGACTTTATTTCCATGCTCATCCAGAATCCTGTACATCAGTCCATGATTCTGATACGTTCGGGAGTTTTCACTACCCCTGTCTGCCGCCACATTGTATTGATTTAAAATGGTATTTAGTTCAGCAAGAGATGTGTATTTATATTGAAGCAACACTGCGTCAAGCACACTAGCAATAGCCTTTATGGTTTCCGATTTGCCATAAACAGCTTTCTGAATATTCCCAAGCTGGAAAACCTGCCGTTTATGGTCTTCAGCTATCACCAGTTTAAACTGTTTTTCAATTTCTTTACGGGCCGGTTCAGACAGGTTGCGGCAGAGATTATGCATGTCAATGCGAGAACCATTTGCCCGGACTTTAACTGTGACAATATGAATGTGATTGTGTGCGGCATCATGGTGCTGATAGACTAGGTAAGGCTGGTTTCCAAAGCCAATTCTTTCCATATAAATAAAAGCAACTTCACAAAGTCTCTCCTTTGAAAGTTGTTCTTCCGGAGTGAAATTGAGTGAGATATGCACACTGTTTCTCTTCACATTTTCATTCAAAGCAGCCAGCTTAAGGAGTCGATTCAAGCGCTGTTGTTCGTTTAAAACTTCCAGATCAATTGGGTAGTTTGCCGCCATTATACATTCAGCCATACCCGATTTTACTTTTAGTTCATTGTAATGAAATGTGCGCCTGATGGAGTTACTGGTCTTTAAGATTGCAACCATTGCGCGCCAATTTTATTGATCTGATCTTTGATGGCTTCCATTTTTTCAAGAAGTACTTGTCTGGAATTTTCATAGGTTTCAAGCCATTGCTGCAATTCCGGTAATTGATGTAAATTGTGTAGAATATTAACAGCCTGGTTAAAGTTATTGCCGATGTTATTAAGCTCTTTACGCAGCAAAATCGCTTCCTCCATCAGCTCATCCAATGACTGATTACGATAAGTAACCACAACGGGTTTGCCCAGTAAAACTTTACGCACATAGTTGCTCATTTTGGGGCAGGTAGTATTTGAAAATAAGCTATGCAAGCGTTTATATTCGACTTCCGTGAGGTTAAAATTCAGTCGTTTCGTGCGGTAGTTTTTCTCATCCTTCATCTCTTATTCTTTTTCACAATTAAAAAATACTAAAAATGCTTTCTTAAGGGTGTAAAATCTGGTGTGATACAAGCGGACATCTGGCCGATGCAATCCTAGTATCCTTACCAGAACCTTCTTTCTTTTTATTGGATTAAAGCATATTCCTTTATAAAAATAAGCACGCCGTGGAACAATCAGGCAAGCCCTTTAAATTCTAAAGAGGGTGTGGATACAGTCATTAGATTAATTTTAGAAAGTAGAAAAATCGAATATTTTAAAAAATGATGATAAACAGAGATAACAGGGATGAGTGAGTAAGTAAAGATCGATCCCAGGTTCAATACCTTCATTAAGTATTTAGTTGTTTAAATAATAATTATTTTTTTGTCACCCTGCCCCACAATTTAATTGACATAATTATAGTAGACAAGATTAAAAATGATTAAACGTTCTAACCACTTGCACACCTATACATGCGATATTCCTGGTACGATTACGCACTGGTGTGGATGTAATGAACATAGACTAAAAAACATAAATGGGAAACTTTTAACTTTTATTAAAAACATGAGAAAGGCAGTATTGATTATGATTTTTTTCGCATTGGGTGTAGTGCAGGTTAAAGCGCAATCTGAAATTGCAAAAGATATTGAAATGGCCCGAATGCGTTCTGGAGGGCTAGGGTCTGCAAAAAGCAATAAAATCTTTAAGAAAGTTGTACAACTCTTGGATGCAAGCACCGATGCTCCTGTTGCAAACCATTATTTTAATGTTTATAAAAATGGCACATCTGTTTATCCTAGTCAAACAGATAATAAAGGTTATGGAACTATCATTATGCGAAATGATAATTACTACAGTAAAGTTGAATTAGAACTTAATCCAAAAGCTTCAGATGATGGAACCTTGACCATGCGTAATACTCAAACTTACAAATTAGTAAAAGGAGGTGTCATTTCCTTTCCTTCCCGAAAAGAGGTGGTAGATACTGTAAAAGTTTATGTTAAAAAGATAAATTAATTTTTACACTTTGGATTACATACAAAAAGGATCTCTTGTACTTATTTCCTTTGTATTTATTAATTTAAGTAGTTACGCTCAGGAAAAAAAGCCTAGAGAGCTTAAAGAGGTAACTATTATAGGGAACAATAAGCCCCTAAAAGAAACGGCAAAGGGGGTGATTTTGGACATCAGCAGAATACGTGATGTTAAATTGCTTACCCTTGCCGAAATCTTAAAAACTATACCGGGCATAGAAGTTGACAACAATGGAAAAGTTAGCTATTTGGGCAAAGAACTCACGATATTACGCGATGGTGTAAACGTAGCAGGTTTTTCCAAGCAAATAACAAATAGCCTGAATAGTGGCATCACCAACAACAGTTACAAAAAAATTGAATTAAACCTTTATGACCTCAAAACCGAAGGGCCAACACTTAGCTTTATAGCCACTAAGTATGACGAAGGCTATTTTGGGAATGTATCAGGAAATGCAGGAAGTAACTCGTCTATGGTAATGGGTAATATAACTTTGAGTCAAAAAAGGTATTTGCTGAACTTTAGTACATCGGGTAATTTGCAATATACTCCGTCATCGGAAAGCCATATTGAAACCTATTTTAATCAAACTCAATTTCATGAGAAGAGAAATTTGAAAATGAGCGGGGTTAATACCCAGAACTATCAGTTTAGCATAGGCAATAGCTTTTTTATCAATCCCCAAAGCACCTTAAATACCTCTCTGGCCTATGGTTCATCGCGAACTAAATACAGCATAGCAAATGAAGTGCAGCATTATCAGAATGATGTTTTGAACAACAACAGCAGTACATTTCTTGATAATCACAACCCGATGGCTAAAAACCCAAATCTTGGTTCTAAAATAAGTTTCGTATATAAAACTAAAACCAATGAAACGGTAAACCAAAGGTTTGATATAGCCTTGGAGTATGACAATAATAATAGTTTAAGTGAAACCATTACAAATACCCAATCGTTATTAAACGTCTTTTTACCTAATAGCAATTATAATAGCAATAATGGGACAAAATTGAAAAATGTATTTGGATTATTGGGTTATGAGTTTAACCATGACAGGCTAGGTGATTTTGAATTTGTAGCCCGTTATTTTAATCGAAAAAATTATCAGAGTTACGATTATACTTATCAAACCGATGGTGGTGGAAACCTTGCTAACTTATTTCAAGATAACAATATTACTTATAATTATGGGGCATTATTGGCTAGTTGGAGCAAGAGTTTTGAAGGGATTTCGTTTCAATCTGTATTTAAACAGGATTACAGCGATGATTATATTACTAATCTAAAAGGAAGAGACAAGTTTACATTTTCTACTTTTTCTCCCTATTTATCTATACAAAGAAGTTTAAAAAATGGCAGTATACGCATTGAAGCACAATACGGTGAA
Above is a window of Solitalea lacus DNA encoding:
- a CDS encoding relaxase/mobilization nuclease domain-containing protein; the encoded protein is MVAILKTSNSIRRTFHYNELKVKSGMAECIMAANYPIDLEVLNEQQRLNRLLKLAALNENVKRNSVHISLNFTPEEQLSKERLCEVAFIYMERIGFGNQPYLVYQHHDAAHNHIHIVTVKVRANGSRIDMHNLCRNLSEPARKEIEKQFKLVIAEDHKRQVFQLGNIQKAVYGKSETIKAIASVLDAVLLQYKYTSLAELNTILNQYNVAADRGSENSRTYQNHGLMYRILDEHGNKVGVPFKASLINSKPTLSFLENRFTFNENERKKYAARIKNCIDLAFLKQSDLSLNDLIEMLKKEGIHTALRQNKEGILYEITYVDHRTKCVFNGNDLSKQYSAAGIVERTAAKEVNFLQPSRSMINTSDNFQAGKQQQTGNEFTSNDNWNNSIINRESRRLSEVLFQTDSSGNYLPNSLKRIKKRRRKSLSNH
- a CDS encoding plasmid mobilization protein, translated to MKDEKNYRTKRLNFNLTEVEYKRLHSLFSNTTCPKMSNYVRKVLLGKPVVVTYRNQSLDELMEEAILLRKELNNIGNNFNQAVNILHNLHQLPELQQWLETYENSRQVLLEKMEAIKDQINKIGAQWLQS
- a CDS encoding outer membrane beta-barrel protein; this translates as MDYIQKGSLVLISFVFINLSSYAQEKKPRELKEVTIIGNNKPLKETAKGVILDISRIRDVKLLTLAEILKTIPGIEVDNNGKVSYLGKELTILRDGVNVAGFSKQITNSLNSGITNNSYKKIELNLYDLKTEGPTLSFIATKYDEGYFGNVSGNAGSNSSMVMGNITLSQKRYLLNFSTSGNLQYTPSSESHIETYFNQTQFHEKRNLKMSGVNTQNYQFSIGNSFFINPQSTLNTSLAYGSSRTKYSIANEVQHYQNDVLNNNSSTFLDNHNPMAKNPNLGSKISFVYKTKTNETVNQRFDIALEYDNNNSLSETITNTQSLLNVFLPNSNYNSNNGTKLKNVFGLLGYEFNHDRLGDFEFVARYFNRKNYQSYDYTYQTDGGGNLANLFQDNNITYNYGALLASWSKSFEGISFQSVFKQDYSDDYITNLKGRDKFTFSTFSPYLSIQRSLKNGSIRIEAQYGESRPNLSNLTNIINYGAQYDTDNLVTIGNPYLKPSKSLYFSGLYNANIKGINHVLTGNYKYITDAISTFDTTDVNNVRIRTYRNLASRTEYNGSLTLNFYVLPRFTVQLFSNHIFGTYNASENETTNGYRWSNGFTLGYTPIPNIRLSANSSIGGGTNFQSKTKAQINTGLSASYSKSKLNFNLSINNFHQPYFNTQNWIYGYGYQTSTQSRSRRIMGSLSISYSLGNPVKTANINGKEIIKDDI